Genomic DNA from Modestobacter versicolor:
GTCTTCCCCGACGTCCCCGACGACCGGGTGCTCACCCGGCGCGCGATGCCCGGCGCGGAGTGGTTCCCCGACGTCACCGTCAACTACGCCGAGCAGGCGCTGCGGCACGCCCCCGACGCCCACCCCGCGCTGATCGCCGTCGCGGAGGACACCGACCCGGTCGAGACCAGCTGGGCGGCGCTGCGCGGGCAGGTCGGCGCGTTCGCCGCCACGCTGCGCCGGCTCGGGGTGCAGCGCGGCGACCGGGTGGCCGGCTACCTGCCCAACGTGCCGGAGGCGGTGGTCGCCTTCCTGGGCGCGGCCTCGATCGGCGCGGTGTGGTCCTCGTGCGCCCCGGACTTCGGCACCCGCAGCGTGCTGGACCGCTTCGCGCAGATCGAGCCGGTGGTGCTGGTCGCCGTCGACGGGTACCGGTTCAACGGCCGGCCGCACGACAAGCGCGAGGTGGTCGCCGAGCTGCGGGCCGCCCTGCCGAGCGTGCGGACGACGATCGCCGTCCCCCGGCTGTTCCCCGACGAGCTGCCGGACGGCGCGCTGCCCTGGGCCGACGCGGTCGCCGACGTGCAGGACCCGGTGTTCGAGCCGCTGCCCTTCGACGCACCGCTGTGGATCGTCTACTCCTCGGGCACCACCGGGCTGCCCAAGGGGATCGTGCACGGGCACGGCGGGATCGTGCTGGAGCAGCGCAAGCAGACCGGCCTGCACATCGACGTCGGGGTCGGCGACCGCTTCTACTGGTACGCCTCCACCGCCTGGATCATGTGGAACATCGCCACCTCGGCGCTGCTGTCCGGTGCCACGGTGGTCGTGCACGACGGCGCTCCGGCGTACCCCTCGGTCGACGCCCAGTTCGCCCTGGCCGCGCAGGTCGGGATCACCTACCTGGGCACCAGCGCCGGGTACCTCTCCGCCTGCGAGAAGGCCGGCGTCCGGCCGGGGGAGGCCCACGACCTCTCCGCGCTCCGGGCGATCGGGTCCACCGGCTCGCCGCTGCCCGCGTCGGCCTACCGCTGGGTGCACGACGCCGTGGCGCCCGACGTCCCCCTCGGGTCGCTGTCCGGCGGCACCGACGTGGCCACCGGGTTCATCGGCAGCTCCCCGCTGCTGCCGGTCACCGCGGGCGAGCTGCAGCGGCCGATGCTCGGCGTCGCGGCGGCGTCCTGGGACGAGGACGGCCACCCGGTGGTCGGCGAGCTGGGCGAGCTGGTCGTCACCGAGCCGATGCCCTCCATGCCGCTGTTCTTCTGGAACGACCCCGACGGCAGCCGCTACCGGGAGGCCTACTTCGAGCCGTGGCCGGGGGTGTGGCGGCACGGCGACTGGCTGGAGGTCACCGAGCGCGGCACCTGCCTGATCACCGGCCGGTCGGACTCCACGCTCAACCGCGGCGGCGTGCGGATGGGCACCGCGGACATCTACGCCGCCGTCGAGGCGGTCCCGGCCGTCGTCGACTGCGTGGTGCTCGGCGTCGAGCAGCGCGACGGCGGTTACTGGATGCCGCTGTTCGTGCAGCTGGCCCCCGGTGCCGAGCTGACGCCGGAGCTGACGGCGGAGATCACCGCGGCGATCCGGGCCGGCGCGAGCCCCCGGCACGTGCCCGACGAGGTCGTCGTCGTCCCCGGGGTGCCGCACACCCGCACCGGCAAGCGGCTGGAGGTGCCGCTCAAGCGGCTCTTCCAGGGGGTGCCGCCGGAGAAGGCGCTCAACGTCGGGGCCGTGGACGACGCCGCGGTGGTCGAGCACTACGTGGAGCTCGCCCGCGCCCGCCAGGCCGAGGCGTGACCTCGGACGACGAGGTGCGGGCCGCCACGAACGCGGTGGTCACGGTCATCGACCCGCCGCTGCCGCACGCGCCGGACGGTCCGCTCGCCGGGGTGCGGGTCGGGCTCAAGGACAACATCGACACCGCCGGCGTGCTCACCACCTGCGGGTCGGCCTTCTTCGCCGACCGGGTGCCCGACGTCGGCGCCGAGGTGGTCGCCCGGCTGGCCGCGGCGGGCGCGCTGGTCGTGGCCAAGCTGAACCTCAGCGAGTTCGCCATCGGCCTGACCAGCCAGAACTCCGCCTCCGGACCGGTGCGCAACCCCTGGGACCTGCGGCGGGTGCCCGGCGGGTCGAGCGGCGGCAGTGCGGCCGCCGTCGCCGCGGGCCTGGTCGACGTGGCGCTGGGCACCGACACCGGCGGGTCGGTGCGCGTCCCGGCCGCCGCCTGCGGGGTCACCGCGCTGCGCCCGGGCGTCTCCGTCGTCCCGGACGCGGGCACCTTCCCGGTCTGCGAGCTGGTCGACACCGTGGGCCCGCTGGCCCGCGACGTCGAGCTGCTGGCCCGCGCCTTCGCCGTGCTCGCCGGCCACGAGCCCCGGGACCTGCAGCCGGCGCCGCCGCGGCGGATCGGCGTCCCCGCGCTGTGGTTCGACGACCTGGACCCCGGCGTCGCCGAGGTGGTGGCCGCCGCCGGGCAGGTCTTCGCCGACGGCGGCGCCGAGCTCGTGCCCGTCGAGGTGACCGGCGTGGCCTCGGCGCAGCACGTGCTCTACACGATCGTCTACGCCGGGATGGCCGAGCTGCACCAGCAGCGGCTGGCCCGACCCGAGCTCTTCCAGCCCGACACGCTCACCCGGATCCGGGTCGGCATCGGGGTCTCGGAAGGCGACCGGGCGGAGGCGCTGGAGGCCCGGGCGGAGTTCCAGCGCGGGCTGGACGACGTCTTCGGCTCCGTCGACGCCCTGCTCACCCCGACCCTGCCGGTCGACGTCCCGGCGGCGCGCACGGACGACGACGTCCTCGCCGTCTCCCGCCGGCTGGCCCAGCTCACCGCGCCCTGGTCGCTGCACGCCGGGCCCACGCTGTCCCTCCCGGCCGGGCGGCACCCGGTCTCCGGCATGCCCGTCGGGCTGCAGCTCACCGCCGCCGTGGGCGGGGAGGACCTGCTGCTCGACGCCGGCGCCTGGTTCCAGCAGCGGACGCCGTGGCACACCCTGCGCCCGCCGTGCGCCGTCGGCTGACCGGTGTCGCGTCGGTCACGTAGGGGTGCGACCGGGCCCTCGTCACCGGAGAGTAGGTCCGAGTCCGGACCGCCGACCCAGGAGGCACCGACGATGACGTCGACCGCCAGCCGCTCCGCCGGGACCACCGACCCCTGGCTCCCGCAGCCACCCGCGCTGCTCCCGCCGTGGCACACGCCGGCCCGGGCGGAGCTGCAGGAGCAGGCCCGCCGGTTCGCGATGGACGAGGTGCTGCCGGTCGCCAACGAGCTGGACCCGCAGAAGGGCGAGATCCCGCAGCGGCTCCTGGAGCGGCTCGGCGAGCTCGGGTACTTCGGCATCACCATCGCGGCCGAGGACGGCGGGTTGGGCCTCGGCGTCTTCGAGTACTGCACGGTCAGCGAGGAGCTGGCCCGGGCCTGGATGAGCGTGGCCAGCATCCTGGCCCGCTCCCAGGGGATGGGCACGTCGGTCGCCGACCCCGCGCGCCGCGCCGACCTGCTCCGCCGCAGCGCCGCGGGCTCCTGGATCGGCGCGGTCGCGCTGTCCGAGCCCGAGGCGGGGTCGGACCTGGCCAACGTGCAGACCCGCGCGGTGCGCGACGGCGACGAGTGGGTGGTGACCGGGCGCAAGCGCTGGTGCGGGAACGCCAAGGCCGCCGACTTCATCCAGGTGCTGGTGCGGGTCGCCGACCCGCAGCCCGGGGAGTCCCGCTCCCGCGGGCTGCGCAACCTGCTGCTGGTCAAGGAGCGCGGCACGTTCCCGCCGGGGCTCAGCGGCCACCCGATCGACAAGGTCGGGTACCACGGCTTCCTGACCTGGGACCTCACCTTCGACGGCGTCCGGGTCCCGGCCGAGGACCTCATCGTGGGCCCCGGCGAGGCCGGCGATGACCCGGGCGCCGGTTTCCGCGAGGCCCAGGCCTTCCTCAACACCGCCCGGGTGCACACCGCTGCCCGCGCGGTGGGCCTGGCCCGCGCGGCGGTCGAGGACTCGGTGCTCTACCTGCAGGAGCGGGAGCAGTTCGGCCACCCGATCGGCGACTTCCAGGCGCTGCGGTTCGCGCTGGCCGACATGGCCGCGCAGGTCGAGCAGGCCCGGGCGTTCTACCGCCAGGTGGCCCACCTGCTCGACGAGGGCCGGCCCTGCGAGCGGGAGGCGGCGATGGTGAAGCTGCAGGCCACGGAGATGGCGGTGCGGGTCACCAACCAGGCGATGCAGCTGCACGGCGGAAACGGCTACACCACCGAGCGCCAGGTCGAGCGGCACTGGCGCGACGCCCGGCTGACCACGATCTTCGAGGGCACCAGCGAGATCCAGAAGCGGATCATCAGCAACACGATGCTGCCCCGCAGCCCGCTGGGCTGAGCTGCCCGGCCGCTGCGGTCAGCGCAGCGGGTGGTCCGACCGGATGCCGGTCAGCGCGAGGTCGCGCTCGAGCTGCTGCACGGCCCGGGTCAGCGGGTCGAGCGCGAGCGCCTGGAGCTGCTCGGGCGTGTGCCGGTTGGAGTGCGTGCCGACGTTCATCGAGCCGAACACCTCGCCCGAGGGCCCGTGCACCGGGACGGCGATGGAGGTGACGCCCTCCTCCAGCTCCTGGTCCACCAGGCTCCAGCCGCGCTCGCGGGCCTGGGCGACCCGCTCGCGGAGGACGGTCGGGTCGGTGATCGTCCGGGCCGTGCGCGGCACCAGCGCGGCCTGCTCCAGGTAGGCGTCCAGCTCGTCGTCGGTCAGCCCGGCCAGCAGCACCCGGCCGTGCGAGGAGGCGTAGGCGGGCAGCCGGGTGCCGACGGTGATGCCGGTCGCCATCACCCGGCGACCACCGGACCGGGCGACGTAGACGACGTCCGGCCCGTCGAGCACGGCCACGCTGGCGGTCTCGTGCAGCTCCTCGGACAGCCCGACCAGGTAGGGCGTGGCCAGCTGGGGGAGGGTGAGCGTCGTCAGGTAGGTGAAGCCCAGCTCCAGCACCGTCGGGCGGAGCCGGAACCGGCGGTCGCTGACCGCCACGTAGCCGAGGTCGACGAAGGTGAGCAGGAACCGGCGGGCAGCCGCCCGGGTCATCCCGGTGCGGCGCGCGATCTCGCTGAGGGTCAGCTCCGGCTCGGCGGCGGAGAACGCCTTGATGACGGCGATCCCCCGCTCCAGGGACTGCACGAAGTAGTCGCCGCGGGGGGCCGCAGCCCGGCCGTCGGCCGGCTCCTCGGCTCCGTGGTCCATCCGTCCCCGATCCTGCTCCGTGGTGCCCGCGCCGGGCGGCGACGACGGCCGGCGTCCTGCCCGCGTCGTCGGTCGACGCTACCCGTCGGCCCTGGTCACGGTGATCTCACCGCGGTCGGCGTCCACCCGCACCCAGTCGCCGGTGCGGACGGTGGTGAGCGGGTCGGCGTCCAGGTCGGTGATCGCCGGCACCCGGGTGACCACCACGCCGAGCGCGATCTTGGTGTTCATCGTGGTGAAGACCATCGCGGCCGGTGCGGTGCCCATCAGCCGGGACATGTGGAACATGCCCGACCACCCCGACGACCCCTTGGCGCCGGGGAAGACCAGCACCTTGCCGGCGAAGGACTGGCCGACCAGCTCGTGCCGCAGTTCGATGACCCGCCCCCGGCGGGGCTCGACGCCGCCCCAGCCGGACAGCGCCTCGCTGGTGACCAGGGCCTCGCCCTCGGCCACGCCGCCCACCAGGCCACGGCCGTGCAGGGTGAACGCGCTCATCGCAGCGCCCCCTGCCAGGTGCCGGTGACCGCGGCGTCGACGCAGTCGCGCAGCGTGCCGAACCAGCCCTGCACGTCCATGATCGCCGGCAGGTAGTGCACCTGCTTGGCCGAGTCGGTGGCGATCACCCGGGTGCCCTCGGGCAGGAACTGGCCGATCGCCGGGCAGGTGTCGCTCATCAGCCGGGCGCCGGCGGCCTCCAGGGCGCGCGCGTAGCCGTTGGCCTCGGCGACCTCCCGCAGCGCCCGCGGGGTGAACACCCACAGCTCGCTCTCCGCGTGCACCCGCCGGCCCTCGAGCAGCCGGACGACGTCGCGGATCTGGCCGAGGGTGGCGTGCGGGCAGCCGATCATCACCAGGTCGACGTGGGTGTCCCGGCCGGTGGAGTTCAGGTGCTCGTAGGTCTGCTGCCGCTCCGCCGGCCCGTAGTGCAGCCGCTCGGCCGGCCGGGCGCCGTCGAAGGCCTCCTCGACGGTGCGCGCCTCGGCCGTGATCCCCGGGACGTGGTACAGCTCGACCCCTCCCGAGGAGGCCGCGGCCGCTCCGAAGTGCTTGAGCTTCACCAGGTCCGGGGTGGTGGTGATGCCGTCGAGCACCGGCACGCCCTCGGCCACCTGCTCGCCGATCCAGTACCCGAGCAGCCCCCAGTCCAGGGTGTCGGCCACCGGGACGCGGACGTCGACGAGGTGGCTGCCGAACCGGTTCTCCGGCAGGTGGTAGCCCCAGTAGGGGATCTTGCCGGTGAGCATCGCGGCGCCGGTGCTCTCCCGGCCCTCCACGTTGGTGCGCGCCCCGAGCACGGAGTTGACGTAGACCACCGCCGAGGACTCCATCCAGGCGCAGTGCTCGCCCTTCACCGGCACGTTGCCCACCTGGTACGGCGTGCAGGTGTTCATCAGGTGGATGCCGTGCTCGGCGCTGTACGCCTCGCTGGCCACCACGGCGTCCCGCTCCTCCGGCGAGACTCCCTGCACCTCCCAGTTCCGGGTGTCCATCGGGCCGATGAGCTGGTAGCTCTGCGCCCGCACCGGCGGGATGGGCAGCGCCACCGGGGCGTCGAGGCTGTGCTCGGAGAACGCGGCGTCCAGGCCGGGGGAGCCGCAGACCATGGTGTGCCGGGAGCCGAAGAGGTTGGCGCCGCAGACGTTGTCGGTGTCCACCAGCCGCTCGGCGCCCAGCACCTCGCCGTACCGGACGAGCAGGTCCATCGCGGCCTGCACCGCCTCGCCCTGCTCGCCGTCGAGCATCGCCTGCTCGTCGGGGGCCAGCCTCATGCGCCGTCCTCCCCGCCCAGCCACGCGCCGTCCTTCTCCAGCCGCCGCTGCAGCTCCGGCACGTCGATGTCGCCGACGGCGACCCCGGCGGCCAGCGCCAGGTCGGCGGCGGTGCCGGCGGCCTGGCCCATCTCGAAGCACGGCCCGGTCACCCGGGCGCTGGACTGCCCCTCGTGGGTCATCGAGGCGCACCGACCGGCGACGTAGGTGTTGGTCAGCAGCTGCGGCACGATCATCCGGAACGGCAGCTGGTTGTAGCCGCGGTTGTCCTCGCCGCGCTGCCAGCGCAGCTCGACGTCACCGGCCACGTGCGCCTCCACCGGCCAGCCGTTGACGCCGATCGAGTCCTCGAAGTCGACGCAGTCGAGGATGTCGTCCTCGGTGACCTGGTACGCGCCGACGATGCGGCGGGTCTCCCGGATGCCGATGGACGGCGCGATGTCGACGACGTAGGAGTCGGCGAAGCCCGGCACCGACTCCTGGAAGAACGGGAAGACGTCGCGGACCTGGCGGCGGCCCTGCAGCTCGCCCCGGCTCAGCTGCCGCACGTCGGTGCCGTCGATCGCGCTGCCGTCGGGGTTGCTCAGCTGGGTGATGTTGGCCCGCCACTCCAGCGGGTTGCGCTGCGGCCGGACGATCGGCCGCTTGCGCGGGAAGGCGTAGCGGCCGGACCGCTCGGCCTCCTCCATCAGCTCCGGGATCAGCCGCTGGGCGCCGGCCGCGGCCGCGGCGTCCACGCCGTTCACCCGGAACATCAGCGAGGGGTAGAGCATCCCGTGCGCCGGGTCGGTCTTCTCGTAGGGCGCCCCGGCCCACGCGGCCAGGTCGCCGTCGCCGGAGCAGTCGATGAACACCTCGCCGGTGACCGCGCCGCGGCCGGACTTGGACTCGACCAGGAGCGCCCCGACGGTGTGCTCGTCGCGCATCAGCACCCCGACGCCGAGGGCGTGGAAGAGCACGTCGACGCCGGACTCCACCAGCATGTCGTCCAGGGCGATCTTGTAGGCGGAGATGTCGTAGGCCTGGGCCATGATCCGGTCGGCGAAGCTCAGGTGCGGCGGGTTCAGCCCACCCAGCCGGTCCACCCGCTCGAGCACCTCGTCGGCCAGCCCGTGCACGACCTGCTTGTGCTCGCCGTGCACGTTGGCGTGCAGCCCGCAGAAGGTGCTCAGCCCGCCCGCGCTGCCCGCGCCGCCGCTGTAGCCGTAGCGCTCGACCAGCACCGTGGACCGGCCGGAGCGGGCCGCGGCCACCGCCGCGGTCACCCCGGCGGGGCCGCCGCCGACGACGACCACCTCGTAGGAGCCGAGGACGGGGGTGCTCCGGGCCGGCTCGTCCAGCGACCTGGGTGTCGGGTTCACGGGGTGCTCGTCTCCTGGGGGGTCGGGCCGGCGGGGCCGCCGGTCCGGGTGTGCGGGGGAGGGGTCAGCACGGCGCCGGCCGCGACCGGGGAGACCAGCTGCCGGTAGATCGACAGCCAGCCGGTGTCGGGCTGCACCTGGGTGCGCTGCGCCCAGGCCGCCGCCCGGCGCTCCAGCTCGTCGGCGGGCACCTCGAGGTCGACCCGGCGCCGGACCAGGTCGATCACGATCGGGTCGCCGTCCTCGACCAGGCCCAGCGGGCCGCCGACGGCCGCCTCCGGGTTGACCTCGCCGACGACGGTGCCGGTGTTGACCAGGCCGGACATCTGCCCGTCGGTGACCAGCGCGACGGTGTCGCCGAGCCCGGCGCCGTCCAGGGCGAAGACCAGGGCCGAGCCCAGCGCCATCCCCGGGCCGCCGACCGGGCCGAGACCGCCGAGCACGACCACGTGCCCGGGCCGGATCTCCCCGGCCGACAGCCCGGCCAGCGCCTCGTCGCGGGTGCCGTAGCAGATCGCGGTGCCGCGGAAGACCTGCGCGCCGGTGTCGTGCACCGGCCGCTTCACCACGGCGCCACCGGGGGCGAGCGAGCCGTGCACCATGACGATGCTCGGTCGTTCCCCGAACGGCCGGCTGACCGGCCGGACCACCTCGGGGTCGGCCACGGTGACCCCGGCCAGCACGTCGCCCAGCGTGCCGCCGGCCACCGTGCGGGCCGACAGGTCGAGCAGGTCGGCGAGCTGGCTCATCACCGCGAGGGTCCCGCCGGCGGCCTCCAGGTCCTCGATCGAGTCCGGGCCGTTGGGGCGCACCGAGCAGAGCAGCGGCACCCGGTCGGCGAGCTCGGCGAAGAGCCCCGGGACGTCGACGTCGCAGCCGGCCTCGTGCGCGATGGCCTGCAGGTGCTTGATGCTGTTCACCGAGGCGCTGGTGGCGAGCATGACGGTCACCGCGTTGGCGAAGGCCGCCGGGGTGAGCACCTCCCGGGGCCGCACCCCCTCGGTGACCAGCTCGACGATCCGGGCACCGGCCCGCCGCACGCCGTCCCACATGGCCGGGCTGTTGGCCAGCACCGGGGTGGTGCCCGGCAGCGCGATGCCCAGCGCCTCGCAGGCCATGTGCATCGAGTTCGCGGTGCCCATGCCCGCGCAGACCCCCGGCCCGCGGATCGCGTTGTCGCTCATGCCGGTGAGGTGCTCCAGCGTCATCCGGCCGGCGGCCACGTGCCCGGCGGCCAGGAACACCTCCTCGATGTCGACGTGCTCGCCCTCGTACCGGCCGCTGGGCTGGTAGCCGCAGCCGACGATGATCGTCGGGATGTCCAGCCGGGCGGCGGCCATCACCTGCCCGGGGGCGGTCTTGTCGCAGGAGGCGAGGCAGACCATCCCGTCGAGCTGGGCGCCCTCGACGGCCACCTCGATGTCGTTCACGATCAGGTCGCGGCTGGGCAGGATGTAGCGCCCGTCGCGGCCGGCGCTGGTGATGAAGTCGCTCGGCGCCGCGGTGCGCACCTCGAACGGCAGCCCGCCGGCCGCCCGGATCGCCTCCTCCATCGGGCCGACGACGTCGTCCAGGTGGCTGAAGCAGATGGCCAGCTTCGACGAGGAGTTGACGATGGCGATCTTCGGCTTCGTCATGTCCTCCTCGGCGATGCCGAGCGCCCGCCACTGGGCCCGGCGGACCGCCCACCGCGAGCTGCCGACCGCCAGGTTGCTCCGCAGCACGACCGGCTCCGGCGTCACTGCTGTCCTGCGACGGAGTCGTGCCAGGGGATGACCAGGCGTTTGGTGGTGGTGACGGCGAGATACAGCAGGGAGCCCATCAGGGCGAGCAGGATGATCACGGCGAACAGCTGGGGTGCATCGAGTGCGTTGAGGCTGGAGACGACGAGGTGGCCGAGGCCTTCGCTGCCACCGAGGTACTCCCCGACGATGGCGCCGATGACGGCGAAGACGATGGCGACCTCGGCGCCGGCGAACACGTAGGGCAGCGTGGAGGGCAGTTCCAGGTTGCGGAAGGTGGCCCAGCGGGTCGCACCCAGCCCGCGCATGACGTCGCGGTGACCGCGGTCGACCGACCGGACCCCGAGCATCACGTTGAGCATGATCGGGAAGAACGCCAGGATCGCCGCCATGATGATCTTGGAGGTGGTGCCGAAGCCGAACCAGATCACGAAGATCGGGATGAACGCGACCTTGGGCACGACCTGGAAGGCGACCATCGCCGGCTGCACGGCGCGCTCGAGCCAGACGACCCGGCCCAGCACCGCGCCGATCGCGACCCCGGCGATGAGTGCCACGGCGAAGCCGATGAGGACCTCGGTGAGGGTGATCCAGATGTCGTGGTAGACCGCCGACCCGGACAGCAGGGTGACCAGGGAGTCCCAGACGGCAGAGGGGGCGGGGAGGATGAACTCCGAGACCCCGACCACCGAGACGGCGAACTGCCAGCTGCCCAGCAGTAGGAGCAGCAGGATGGGGCTGGAGATCCAGGGCAGCACCTTCATCAGCCGTTCCCGGTCCCCGAACAACCCCGACCTGCGCGCGCCACCATCGGTGGCGCTGGCGGGGGTGGCGTCTTCGCTGATCGGGTGGTTGCTGGTGGTGGTCATCAGTCCTCCTCGTCCAGCTCGCTGCGCAGCACCCGGACGACGTCTTGGAACTCCTGGCTGGTCTCGGTGACCAGCGAGCGGGGGCGGGCCAGCGAGACGGGGGTGACCGACCGGATCCGCCCGGGTCGGGGGGTGAGCAGCACCACCCGGTCGGCCAGGAACACCGCCTCGGGGATGGAGTGGGTCACGAACACCACGGTGGCCCCGGCCTGGGCGTGGATGTTCTGCAGCTCCAGGTTCATCTTGTCCCGGGTGAGGGCGTCCAGGGCGCCGAAGGGCTCGTCCATCAGCAGGATGGTCGGGTCGTAGGACAGCGCGCGGGCGATCGCCGCCCGCTGCCGCATCCCACCCGACAGTTCCCGGGGGTAGGCGTTCTCGAAGCCGGGCAGCCCGACCAGCTCGCACAGCTCCCCCGCCCGGGCCAGGCGGGCCTTCTTGCCCATCCCGCGCAGCTTCAGCGGCAGCGACACGTTCTCCGCCACGGTGTACCAGGGGAACAGGTTGGCGTCCTGGAACACCAACCCGAACTGCTTGAACGCCTCGTCGTTGCGTTTGCCGTTGCGCCAGATGCTCTCCCCGTCGGCCTCCACCACCCCCGAGGTGGGGGGCAGCAGCCCGGCCAGGATCCGCAGCAACGTCGTCTTCCCGCAGCCTGAGCGGCCGACCAGGGAGATGAACTCCCCCCGCCCGATGGTCAGGTTCACGTCGCTGAGGGCGTGCACCTCACCCCGGCGGGCCTGGTAGGTCTTGTTCACCCCGCTCACCTGGAGCTGGGCCGGGAGGTCACCGGCCGGGCCGACAGCGGTGGCGCCGGGCCGTGCGGCGGGCTCCTCGCCCGCGCGCACGGCCGGTGCCGGGTCGACCCGGTCGGCGTCCGTCGCGCCGTGGTGGGTCAGCGCGGTGTGCGTCCCCGTCCCGGGGGCCGGGGTGGTCCCGGGCAGCCGCATCAGTTGCTCCCGGGCTGGAAGTCGTTGGAGTACCACTCGGACGGGTCGAGGCCGTCCTCGATGAAGCCGGAGTCCACCATCTCCTGGTAGACGGCCTCCCACTGGTCGGGAACCATCGTGCCGATCTCCTCCTCGCCGGCCGCGGTCCACGACTCGACGTAGGTCGACAGGCTCTCCTTGGCGATCTCGGGCGTCGCCAGCGCCGGGATCTCGACGGAGGAGAGGCACTCGAGCGTCTCGGCGAAGCCGTTCGCCTCGTCGGCGATGATGAACTTCAGCGTCTCGTCGATCGCCGCGAGGTACTTGCGCAGCTGCTCCTGCTTCTCCGGGTCCTCGGTCTGCTCCTGCGAGGTGACGTAGACCTGGCCGCCGCTGGAGATGGCGTCGTTCGGGGCGTAGACGACCGCGTCGGGCTGCTGCTGCTCCAGCGCGACCGCGGTGTCCAGCGAGACGATGTACCCGCCGATCCGGCCGGAGGAGACCAGGTCGAACACGCCCGGGGCCAGGCCGACCACCTGGGTCTGCACCTCGTCGGGCTCGATCCCGGCCGAGGCCGCGACGAGCTTGAGCAGGATCTCGCTGGTGCCGCCCTCCGACGGGGTGCCCATCAGCCGCCCCTCGAGGTCCTCGGCGCTCTCCAGCGGGTCGTTCTCGCCGGAGATGAAGCGGATGGTGCCCTGCTTGGTGGGCTGGCCGACCGCGACCAGCGGGGCGTTGCGCTCGGCCACGGCCAGCTGGGTCTCCAGGTCGCCGACCCGGGTGATGAGCGCGGAGCCGGCGAGCACGGTCTGGATCGCCTGCGCCGAGCCCTGGGTGGTCTCGAAGCTGACGTCCAGCCCCTGGTCCTCGAAGTAGCCGCAGTTGTCCGCGACCAGCTCCGGGGCGAAGGAGAGGCTCTCCAGCGGGAGGATGTTCAGGAAGGTGACCTCCTGGACGGCGTCGCTCCCGCCGCCTCCCTCGGTGCTGCCGGAGCCGGCGGACCCCTCGTCGTCCGAGCCGCCGCAGGCGGCCAGCAGGACTGCGGCGAAGCAGAGCGAGAGCGGGGCGCGGACCGCGCGGAGCGGGGACCGGCGCGCTGCCGGGCGGCTGCTTCGGGTGCCTGCGTTCATGGACGATCTCCTCGGGGTCGAGCGGATGGGTGGGCAGGAGCAGGGGCGGCCGGGGTGGCCCGGTCGATCCAGGGCGAGTCGACGTGCGCGACGACGACGGCGCAGCGGCCCTCGGCCACGGCGGCCAGGCCGCGGCGCAGGGCGGGCACCAGGTCCGCGGGGGCGGTGACGTCCTCGCCGAAGGCACCGCAGGAGCCGGCCAGCAGGGCGGCGTCGGGCGGCTCGGGGAACAGCGTCCCGACCACCTCGCCGCTGCGGGCGGACGCGCCGTCGGGGAAGAGGTCGAAGACCGGGCGGCGGCTGGCCGCGTAGCCGCCGTTGGCCAGCACCACGATCAGGAACGGGGTGCCGGCGTCCCGGGCGGTGAGCAGCGTCGCGGTCGGGCCGGAGAACAGGAACGTCCCGTCACCGACCACCGCGACGACCCGCCGGTCGGGCGCGGCGAGCTTCGCCCCGATCGCCCCCGGCACCGCCCAGCCGAGGCCGGAGCCGCCGCACTGGAAGGCCGTGCCGGGCAGGGTGCGGGCCAGCCCGGTGCGGACGGTCTCGATGTTGGTGACCGACTCGTCGAGCAGCAGGTCCTCGGGCGCGAGCAGCGAGTCGAGGGCGGCGACCACGGCGGCGGTGCTCAGCGACCCGGCCGCCGGCGGGCCCGGCGGCGGGACGGCGGCCGGCAGCGCGCGGGCGGCGAGCGCGCCGGTGTCCACCAGCCGCTCGAGCTCGTCGGCGAGCGCGCGCAGCCCGAGCCGGGGGTCGGCCTGCAGGCACAGGTCGACCGGGAAGTCCCACCC
This window encodes:
- a CDS encoding IclR family transcriptional regulator domain-containing protein — translated: MDHGAEEPADGRAAAPRGDYFVQSLERGIAVIKAFSAAEPELTLSEIARRTGMTRAAARRFLLTFVDLGYVAVSDRRFRLRPTVLELGFTYLTTLTLPQLATPYLVGLSEELHETASVAVLDGPDVVYVARSGGRRVMATGITVGTRLPAYASSHGRVLLAGLTDDELDAYLEQAALVPRTARTITDPTVLRERVAQARERGWSLVDQELEEGVTSIAVPVHGPSGEVFGSMNVGTHSNRHTPEQLQALALDPLTRAVQQLERDLALTGIRSDHPLR
- a CDS encoding aconitase X swivel domain-containing protein — encoded protein: MSAFTLHGRGLVGGVAEGEALVTSEALSGWGGVEPRRGRVIELRHELVGQSFAGKVLVFPGAKGSSGWSGMFHMSRLMGTAPAAMVFTTMNTKIALGVVVTRVPAITDLDADPLTTVRTGDWVRVDADRGEITVTRADG
- a CDS encoding acetoacetate--CoA ligase — translated: MSADTGGGPEVLWRPTPESIAASRLGRFATWVAGRRGIDLGSPPDYDAIWRWSVEHLDQFWADVATWADVFPDVPDDRVLTRRAMPGAEWFPDVTVNYAEQALRHAPDAHPALIAVAEDTDPVETSWAALRGQVGAFAATLRRLGVQRGDRVAGYLPNVPEAVVAFLGAASIGAVWSSCAPDFGTRSVLDRFAQIEPVVLVAVDGYRFNGRPHDKREVVAELRAALPSVRTTIAVPRLFPDELPDGALPWADAVADVQDPVFEPLPFDAPLWIVYSSGTTGLPKGIVHGHGGIVLEQRKQTGLHIDVGVGDRFYWYASTAWIMWNIATSALLSGATVVVHDGAPAYPSVDAQFALAAQVGITYLGTSAGYLSACEKAGVRPGEAHDLSALRAIGSTGSPLPASAYRWVHDAVAPDVPLGSLSGGTDVATGFIGSSPLLPVTAGELQRPMLGVAAASWDEDGHPVVGELGELVVTEPMPSMPLFFWNDPDGSRYREAYFEPWPGVWRHGDWLEVTERGTCLITGRSDSTLNRGGVRMGTADIYAAVEAVPAVVDCVVLGVEQRDGGYWMPLFVQLAPGAELTPELTAEITAAIRAGASPRHVPDEVVVVPGVPHTRTGKRLEVPLKRLFQGVPPEKALNVGAVDDAAVVEHYVELARARQAEA
- a CDS encoding acyl-CoA dehydrogenase family protein — protein: MTSTASRSAGTTDPWLPQPPALLPPWHTPARAELQEQARRFAMDEVLPVANELDPQKGEIPQRLLERLGELGYFGITIAAEDGGLGLGVFEYCTVSEELARAWMSVASILARSQGMGTSVADPARRADLLRRSAAGSWIGAVALSEPEAGSDLANVQTRAVRDGDEWVVTGRKRWCGNAKAADFIQVLVRVADPQPGESRSRGLRNLLLVKERGTFPPGLSGHPIDKVGYHGFLTWDLTFDGVRVPAEDLIVGPGEAGDDPGAGFREAQAFLNTARVHTAARAVGLARAAVEDSVLYLQEREQFGHPIGDFQALRFALADMAAQVEQARAFYRQVAHLLDEGRPCEREAAMVKLQATEMAVRVTNQAMQLHGGNGYTTERQVERHWRDARLTTIFEGTSEIQKRIISNTMLPRSPLG
- a CDS encoding amidase, with translation MTSDDEVRAATNAVVTVIDPPLPHAPDGPLAGVRVGLKDNIDTAGVLTTCGSAFFADRVPDVGAEVVARLAAAGALVVAKLNLSEFAIGLTSQNSASGPVRNPWDLRRVPGGSSGGSAAAVAAGLVDVALGTDTGGSVRVPAAACGVTALRPGVSVVPDAGTFPVCELVDTVGPLARDVELLARAFAVLAGHEPRDLQPAPPRRIGVPALWFDDLDPGVAEVVAAAGQVFADGGAELVPVEVTGVASAQHVLYTIVYAGMAELHQQRLARPELFQPDTLTRIRVGIGVSEGDRAEALEARAEFQRGLDDVFGSVDALLTPTLPVDVPAARTDDDVLAVSRRLAQLTAPWSLHAGPTLSLPAGRHPVSGMPVGLQLTAAVGGEDLLLDAGAWFQQRTPWHTLRPPCAVG